One Pseudodesulfovibrio cashew DNA window includes the following coding sequences:
- a CDS encoding STT3 domain-containing protein, with amino-acid sequence MEALKNTYQRAVDAVGGMPSLKDDWRWVALYSLAIYAVVLAFRMSFASRWDHPELWVAGERILSTHDAYFWLAKAKGVGTVSGYPLAVLAKWLHEVFGVGLGAVGFWAPAVISSLVGVVACFWGWLLGGRSAGIFAGLVGALTPGFFYRSRLGYFDTDVFTLLAPMLVTWFLAYWASLNIRTGWFRQESDAEARIGFGTSLWFAFGIGLIIRFGGIWHIDVARMHIMVLALTAGLLLVLTPKERRACVGWGLVVMVLTALPGSLSNAIKVWPISLIPLWKSGVHPSYFYMVFALCLTLALQQAHKRIPQQVLRPWAAWLVVAAIALGILLGSNLSIFSSMLAKLGEYLYQSGVSGVAQKEATGPIYPSIVQSIIESRLMPISDILERGAYFAWMGWLALASFVAVLVFRPVALLLLPLIAIQLLAVKMGARFSMFGGAALMVCLSVVLSWLVSLATDRYGKGKLASAGLQVVLAGALLFYCYGKYSAIPITPVIAKAHAEALVELGETAPEDARVWSWWDWGYAIQYFSQRKTVADGGRHAGRNVYPVAYSLSVDSPAKASGMMRYCAHFPYNESKWFGLQPDMEWDRLPRNQVNKTIAAQLERKDLPSAPPQYVVVTWKDVDLIEWISFYGNWNLETGETDKADISFYQPGRLGFNLDKGAVMTRGGGGGLVKDITVLDTGSAEKRTYYINSLSPRLLPNRRHLVINRVSRQSALLDRTADRSMLVRLLTGDPEDPEIAQYFKLVVDKLPFARIYEVRQ; translated from the coding sequence ATGGAAGCCTTGAAGAATACGTACCAGCGGGCAGTTGATGCAGTGGGCGGGATGCCGTCCTTGAAAGATGACTGGCGCTGGGTCGCCCTGTACAGCCTCGCCATATATGCCGTTGTCCTGGCCTTTCGCATGAGCTTTGCCTCGCGTTGGGACCACCCCGAACTCTGGGTGGCTGGCGAGCGAATCCTGTCCACGCACGACGCCTACTTCTGGCTGGCGAAGGCAAAGGGAGTGGGAACGGTGAGTGGGTACCCCCTTGCCGTCCTGGCGAAATGGCTCCATGAGGTTTTTGGGGTTGGCCTGGGCGCGGTCGGCTTTTGGGCTCCTGCGGTGATCTCGTCGTTGGTCGGTGTCGTGGCCTGCTTCTGGGGCTGGCTGTTGGGCGGCCGATCAGCGGGTATCTTTGCGGGCCTTGTCGGCGCCTTGACACCGGGCTTTTTTTACCGTTCTCGTCTCGGTTATTTCGATACGGACGTGTTTACCCTGTTGGCCCCCATGCTGGTCACCTGGTTTTTGGCCTATTGGGCGTCTCTTAACATCCGGACGGGCTGGTTCCGCCAGGAAAGCGACGCAGAAGCGAGGATCGGTTTCGGGACTTCCCTGTGGTTCGCCTTCGGCATCGGCCTGATTATCCGTTTCGGCGGTATCTGGCATATAGACGTGGCCAGAATGCATATAATGGTCCTGGCTTTGACGGCCGGACTGCTCCTGGTCTTGACGCCGAAGGAGAGGCGGGCCTGCGTGGGATGGGGGCTCGTGGTCATGGTGTTGACCGCGTTGCCGGGTTCGCTAAGCAACGCAATTAAGGTCTGGCCGATATCCCTCATCCCCTTGTGGAAAAGCGGCGTCCATCCTAGTTATTTCTATATGGTGTTCGCCTTGTGCCTGACCCTGGCACTGCAGCAGGCACACAAGCGAATCCCTCAGCAAGTCCTGCGCCCGTGGGCAGCTTGGCTGGTGGTGGCAGCTATTGCCTTGGGCATCCTCTTGGGAAGCAATCTGTCCATCTTCTCCTCAATGCTGGCCAAGCTGGGCGAGTACTTGTACCAGTCTGGCGTCAGTGGTGTTGCGCAGAAGGAAGCGACCGGACCTATTTATCCCTCCATCGTGCAAAGCATCATTGAGTCGCGGCTTATGCCCATCTCGGATATTTTGGAGCGGGGAGCGTATTTTGCCTGGATGGGATGGTTGGCTCTGGCGAGCTTTGTGGCCGTGTTGGTGTTTCGGCCTGTTGCCCTGCTTCTTCTGCCCTTGATCGCCATCCAGTTGCTGGCCGTCAAAATGGGCGCAAGGTTCTCCATGTTCGGCGGGGCCGCTCTGATGGTCTGCCTGTCCGTCGTACTCTCCTGGCTGGTCTCGCTCGCAACCGATCGGTACGGAAAGGGTAAATTAGCCAGCGCCGGGCTTCAAGTCGTCCTTGCGGGTGCGTTGCTTTTCTATTGTTATGGAAAATACTCTGCCATCCCCATCACGCCTGTCATTGCCAAGGCGCATGCCGAGGCTTTGGTCGAACTGGGAGAGACGGCCCCGGAAGACGCCAGGGTCTGGTCCTGGTGGGACTGGGGGTACGCAATTCAATATTTCAGTCAGCGGAAGACGGTTGCCGACGGCGGACGGCATGCCGGGCGAAATGTGTACCCCGTGGCCTACAGCCTGAGTGTCGATTCTCCAGCCAAGGCCAGCGGGATGATGCGCTACTGCGCGCACTTCCCCTACAACGAAAGCAAGTGGTTTGGCCTGCAGCCGGACATGGAGTGGGACCGCTTGCCCCGCAATCAGGTCAACAAGACCATCGCGGCCCAGCTGGAGCGAAAGGATCTGCCGTCGGCCCCCCCCCAATACGTCGTGGTGACCTGGAAGGACGTCGATCTGATCGAGTGGATTTCCTTCTACGGCAACTGGAATCTGGAGACCGGGGAGACGGACAAGGCCGACATCAGCTTCTATCAGCCCGGGCGTCTCGGATTCAACCTGGACAAGGGCGCAGTCATGACCCGCGGAGGCGGGGGCGGACTGGTCAAGGACATCACCGTGCTCGACACGGGGAGCGCAGAGAAGCGCACCTACTATATCAACTCGCTCTCTCCGCGCCTGCTGCCCAACCGGCGGCACCTGGTCATCAACCGGGTCTCGCGGCAGAGCGCCCTGCTGGACCGAACTGCCGACCGGAGCATGTTGGTCCGGCTGCTGACAGGCGATCCCGAAGATCCGGAGATCGCACAGTATTTCAAGCTTGTAGTGGACAAGCTTCCCTTTGCACGCATCTATGAAGTGCGACAATAA
- a CDS encoding cobyrinate a,c-diamide synthase, with amino-acid sequence MSTPIPRLILAGLSGGTGKTIVSLALARAFERMGMCVAPFKKGPDYIDAKWLSLAARRPCSNLDPFFHTDEALHALLKHRSEGCDLSLIEGNRGLFDGKDEQGSCSTAELARKLDCPVILTIDCTKMTRTVAAIVQGCATFEPGLNLAGVILNRTAGERHRSVLRASIEANTDVPVLGMLPKMAANPIPERHMGLLSDQEYGSDRGGQKALNILAGMAEQWLDLDGILAVAENAPEFLPEPGPLFAGAAMEKTVRIGYVDDAALWFYYPENLEALEHAGAELVRLSVLDPTPWPKLDGLYLGGGFPEVFAERIAGNREVLAGIKSMSQAGLPIYAECGGFMILCDALECDGVRHPMAGVFPATTTFCPKPQGLGYTEALSLKDNVFHREGTLIRGHEFHYSVCLDEGMQHLDFTMKMVRGMGAGKGRDGLLYQNTFAGYNHIHALAVPGWAPRFVAAAQTLKRG; translated from the coding sequence GTGTCCACGCCGATTCCCAGACTGATCCTCGCCGGACTTTCCGGCGGCACAGGGAAAACCATCGTCTCCCTGGCCCTGGCCCGCGCCTTCGAGCGCATGGGCATGTGTGTGGCTCCCTTCAAGAAGGGGCCCGATTACATCGATGCCAAATGGCTTTCCCTTGCGGCGCGCCGTCCCTGCTCCAATCTCGATCCCTTTTTCCACACCGATGAAGCGCTCCATGCGCTGCTCAAGCACCGCTCCGAGGGGTGCGACCTCAGCCTGATCGAAGGCAACCGGGGGCTCTTCGACGGCAAGGACGAGCAGGGGTCCTGTTCCACTGCGGAACTGGCCAGAAAGCTTGACTGCCCGGTAATCCTGACTATCGACTGCACCAAGATGACCCGTACCGTTGCCGCCATTGTCCAGGGGTGCGCCACATTCGAGCCCGGTCTCAACCTGGCCGGAGTCATCCTCAACCGCACGGCCGGTGAGCGCCATCGTTCCGTTTTGCGAGCGTCCATAGAAGCCAATACGGATGTTCCCGTGCTCGGCATGCTCCCGAAGATGGCGGCGAATCCCATCCCGGAGAGGCACATGGGGCTTTTGTCGGACCAGGAATACGGTTCGGACCGTGGCGGCCAGAAGGCGTTGAACATTTTGGCCGGAATGGCGGAGCAGTGGCTGGACCTGGACGGAATTCTGGCTGTCGCGGAAAACGCACCCGAGTTTCTCCCTGAGCCGGGCCCACTTTTTGCCGGTGCCGCAATGGAGAAAACTGTTCGGATCGGATACGTCGACGACGCGGCGCTATGGTTTTACTACCCTGAGAATCTCGAAGCCCTGGAACATGCCGGGGCAGAGCTTGTCCGTTTGTCAGTGTTAGACCCCACGCCCTGGCCCAAGCTCGACGGATTGTATCTCGGAGGTGGTTTCCCCGAGGTTTTCGCCGAGCGGATTGCTGGGAACCGAGAAGTTCTTGCCGGGATCAAGTCCATGTCCCAAGCCGGTCTTCCGATTTATGCCGAGTGTGGCGGATTCATGATCCTCTGTGATGCCTTGGAGTGTGATGGTGTGCGTCATCCCATGGCAGGGGTTTTTCCTGCTACAACCACCTTCTGCCCCAAGCCGCAGGGCCTGGGGTACACCGAGGCCCTGTCGCTGAAGGACAACGTCTTCCATCGAGAGGGCACCCTGATCCGGGGGCATGAGTTTCATTACTCCGTTTGTCTGGATGAAGGGATGCAACATCTCGATTTCACGATGAAAATGGTTCGAGGAATGGGTGCCGGGAAAGGCCGTGACGGGCTACTTTATCAAAACACGTTCGCAGGGTATAACCATATCCACGCCCTGGCCGTGCCCGGCTGGGCGCCCCGGTTCGTGGCCGCCGCACAAACCCTGAAGCGGGGTTAG
- a CDS encoding dissimilatory sulfite reductase D family protein has protein sequence MALDPEAAKAEIIKFCEEKSKSKSKFYFNDFTKLFPDEKSRAVKKLLTELVQAEKMVFWSSGSTTMYGLAGAGKQAASEGED, from the coding sequence ATGGCACTCGATCCTGAAGCCGCAAAGGCTGAAATTATCAAATTTTGCGAAGAGAAATCTAAAAGCAAATCCAAGTTTTACTTCAATGACTTCACCAAGCTGTTCCCCGATGAGAAGAGCCGTGCGGTCAAGAAGCTCCTGACCGAACTGGTTCAGGCTGAAAAAATGGTGTTCTGGTCCTCCGGTTCCACCACCATGTACGGTCTTGCCGGTGCCGGCAAGCAGGCCGCTTCCGAGGGCGAAGACTAG
- the dsrB gene encoding dissimilatory-type sulfite reductase subunit beta, translated as MAFISSGYNPDKPMEGRISDIGPRHFTEFLPPVIAKNFGKWDYHEILEPGLLCHTGVSGDKAYTVRCGTARLMTVTHIREICDIADKFCGGFLRFTTRNNIEFILESLDEAKELMKFLEAQKFEGGSYKFPVGGTGAGVTNIVHTQGWVHCHTPATDASGTVKATMDAVFDDFKEMKLPAPVRISMACCLNMCGAVHCSDIAILGIHRKPPIIDHKYLDNLCEIPLAVAACPTGAVRPSKVEIDGETYKTVAIKEERCMFCGNCYTMCPSLPLSDGEGDGIAIMVGGKISNRLTKPAFSKVVVPFVPNEPPRWPTMTKVIKKILDTYAAEANKYERLGDWANRIGWERFFEKCDLEFSAHLIDDFRDPAYYTWRQTSQFKW; from the coding sequence ATGGCTTTTATTTCTTCCGGATACAATCCTGATAAACCGATGGAAGGTCGTATCTCCGATATCGGCCCCCGCCACTTCACGGAATTCCTTCCGCCGGTCATTGCTAAAAACTTCGGCAAGTGGGACTACCACGAGATCCTGGAGCCGGGCCTGCTGTGTCACACCGGTGTCTCCGGCGACAAGGCCTACACCGTTCGTTGTGGTACCGCCCGCCTGATGACCGTTACTCACATCCGTGAGATCTGCGACATCGCCGACAAGTTCTGCGGCGGCTTCCTCCGCTTCACCACTCGTAACAACATCGAGTTCATCCTTGAGTCTCTCGACGAGGCCAAGGAACTGATGAAGTTCCTCGAGGCGCAGAAGTTCGAAGGTGGTTCCTACAAGTTCCCCGTGGGCGGCACCGGCGCCGGTGTCACCAACATCGTCCACACCCAGGGTTGGGTCCACTGCCACACCCCGGCGACTGACGCTTCCGGTACCGTCAAGGCTACCATGGACGCCGTCTTCGACGACTTCAAGGAAATGAAGCTGCCCGCTCCGGTGCGCATCTCCATGGCCTGCTGCCTGAACATGTGTGGCGCGGTTCACTGCTCCGATATCGCTATCCTCGGTATCCACCGCAAGCCGCCCATCATCGACCATAAGTACCTGGACAACCTGTGCGAAATCCCCCTGGCCGTCGCAGCCTGCCCCACCGGCGCTGTTCGTCCGTCCAAGGTGGAAATCGATGGTGAGACCTACAAGACCGTCGCCATTAAGGAAGAGCGCTGCATGTTCTGTGGTAACTGCTACACCATGTGCCCCTCTCTGCCCCTGTCTGACGGTGAAGGCGACGGTATCGCCATCATGGTTGGCGGCAAGATCTCCAACCGTCTCACCAAGCCGGCCTTCTCCAAGGTCGTCGTTCCCTTCGTCCCCAACGAGCCGCCCCGCTGGCCTACCATGACCAAGGTCATCAAAAAGATCCTGGACACCTACGCTGCCGAGGCCAACAAGTACGAACGCCTGGGCGACTGGGCCAACCGTATTGGTTGGGAGCGCTTCTTCGAGAAGTGTGATCTGGAATTCAGCGCTCATCTGATCGATGACTTCCGCGATCCCGCTTACTACACCTGGCGCCAGACTTCCCAGTTCAAGTGGTAA
- the dsrA gene encoding dissimilatory-type sulfite reductase subunit alpha translates to MAKHKTPLLDQLESGPWPSFVSDIKQEAENRAKNEKGLDYQVAVDCPEDLLGVLEMSYTDGETHWKHGGIVGVFGYGGGVIGRYCDQPEMFPGVAHFHTVRVAQPTGKWYTTDFLRQLMDIWDLRGSGLTNMHGATGDIVMLGTTTPQLEEIFWELTHDMNNDLGGSGSNLRTPAACMGMSRCEYACYDSQELCYNLTQEYQDELHRPAFPYKFKFKFDACPNGCVAAIARSDLGFLGTWKDPIKIDQEKVAAYVGGEIAPNAGAHAGRDWGAFDIQKEVVDLCPSQCLSYEGGKLVMDHKECVRCMHCINTMPQALKIGDERGVSMFCGAKAPILDGPQMGSLLVPFVEVNKDDDYQAIKDIIENVWDWWMDEGKNRERIGETMKRLGFAALAEAAGVGIDPRQVQEPRHNPYIFWKAEDVEGGWERDIDDFRKRHQR, encoded by the coding sequence ATGGCGAAACACAAAACTCCTCTGTTGGATCAGCTGGAAAGCGGCCCGTGGCCCAGCTTTGTGTCCGACATTAAACAGGAGGCAGAAAACCGAGCCAAGAACGAAAAGGGTCTTGACTATCAGGTGGCAGTGGACTGCCCCGAAGACCTGCTCGGTGTTCTTGAAATGTCTTACACCGATGGTGAGACCCACTGGAAGCACGGCGGCATCGTCGGCGTTTTCGGTTACGGCGGCGGCGTTATCGGCCGTTACTGTGACCAGCCCGAGATGTTCCCCGGCGTGGCTCACTTCCACACCGTCCGCGTGGCTCAGCCCACCGGTAAGTGGTACACCACCGATTTCCTGCGTCAGCTGATGGATATCTGGGACCTCCGCGGTTCCGGTCTGACCAACATGCACGGCGCCACCGGCGACATCGTCATGCTCGGTACTACCACTCCCCAGCTCGAAGAAATCTTCTGGGAACTGACCCACGACATGAACAACGACCTCGGCGGTTCCGGTTCCAACCTGCGTACCCCCGCCGCCTGCATGGGCATGTCCCGCTGCGAATACGCATGCTACGACTCCCAGGAGCTGTGCTACAACCTGACTCAGGAGTACCAGGACGAACTGCACCGTCCCGCGTTCCCCTACAAGTTCAAGTTCAAGTTCGACGCCTGCCCCAACGGCTGCGTCGCTGCCATCGCTCGTTCCGACCTCGGCTTCCTCGGCACCTGGAAGGACCCGATCAAGATCGACCAGGAAAAAGTCGCCGCCTACGTTGGTGGTGAAATCGCTCCCAACGCTGGCGCTCACGCCGGTCGTGACTGGGGTGCGTTCGACATCCAGAAGGAAGTCGTGGACCTGTGCCCCTCTCAGTGCCTGAGCTACGAAGGTGGCAAGCTGGTCATGGATCACAAGGAATGCGTCCGTTGCATGCACTGCATCAACACCATGCCGCAGGCCCTGAAGATCGGTGACGAACGCGGCGTGTCCATGTTCTGTGGCGCCAAGGCCCCCATCCTCGACGGTCCCCAGATGGGTTCCCTGCTCGTGCCCTTCGTTGAAGTCAACAAGGACGACGATTACCAGGCCATCAAGGACATCATTGAAAACGTCTGGGATTGGTGGATGGATGAAGGCAAGAACCGCGAACGTATCGGTGAGACCATGAAGCGTCTCGGCTTCGCCGCCCTGGCTGAGGCCGCCGGCGTTGGTATCGATCCCCGCCAGGTTCAGGAGCCCCGTCACAACCCCTACATCTTCTGGAAAGCCGAAGATGTTGAAGGCGGTTGGGAACGCGACATCGACGATTTCCGTAAACGCCACCAGCGCTAA
- a CDS encoding YkgJ family cysteine cluster protein — protein MQNTSENTLRCKRCGACCRNGGPALHEEDLPILEDGTIQLADIVTLRPGERAYDQVAESIVPLEAEILKIRGRDNTWTCRYFSPEGQSCGIYETRPLECELLFCRDTEPLAQVYDKGRLTRADLLPAGHPLLELVAEHDAKCAPHDMEALAKRARTGDDEAGLALKEMVLFDKELRRLVAEKAGTGTDMTDFLFGRPLSTLLGVMNIKVYAVGDSIRFGFAQGD, from the coding sequence TTGCAAAATACAAGCGAGAACACACTCCGGTGCAAACGCTGCGGAGCTTGCTGCCGTAACGGCGGACCGGCCCTGCACGAGGAAGACCTTCCCATCCTCGAGGACGGCACCATCCAACTGGCAGACATTGTGACCCTGCGCCCCGGCGAACGGGCCTACGACCAGGTCGCCGAAAGCATCGTCCCCCTGGAAGCGGAGATCCTCAAGATCAGGGGCCGGGACAATACCTGGACCTGCCGCTACTTCAGCCCGGAGGGCCAAAGCTGCGGTATTTACGAAACCCGCCCGCTGGAATGCGAACTGCTCTTCTGCCGCGACACTGAGCCCTTGGCCCAGGTCTATGACAAGGGCAGGCTCACGCGCGCCGACCTCCTCCCCGCCGGGCATCCGCTCCTCGAGCTGGTGGCCGAACATGACGCCAAATGCGCCCCCCACGATATGGAGGCCCTGGCCAAGCGAGCCCGCACAGGAGACGACGAGGCCGGACTGGCGCTCAAGGAAATGGTACTTTTCGACAAGGAGCTCCGCCGGCTGGTGGCGGAAAAAGCCGGCACCGGAACGGACATGACCGATTTCCTTTTCGGTCGCCCGCTCAGCACCCTGCTCGGGGTCATGAATATTAAGGTATATGCAGTGGGCGATTCCATCCGTTTCGGCTTTGCCCAGGGAGACTAG
- a CDS encoding MBOAT family protein produces the protein MTADPAMRRRLLQGSLVVNLGLLGVFKYLNFFIDSATPLLNTLGLHPGSLDIVLPVGISFYTFQTLSYTIDVYSKRMEAHDSLLDFALFVGFFPQLVAGPIVRASHFLPQLESYRPLTSQNMYEGFQRFSYGLFKKVFLADRLAIFSDHVFANAGLYDCTSTWLAALAYTMQIYFDFSGYSDMAIGAARVLGYDLGENFDFPYLSKSPREFWQRWHISLSTWVRDYLYIPLGGSRRGPVRNFVNLMVTWLLCGLWHGAAWTFVAWGGLHGAALGLNRLAPKGGTDGKGRAFLAWVGTMFFVVVGWVLFRSADFSQAALMLRQMFLPEPGIAWYYPFVPFVLVASAVVFALEAKGVWKQLFLPEAPAWYSPALLLSLIGLAVTFRPEGFNPFIYFQF, from the coding sequence GTGACCGCCGATCCCGCCATGCGCCGTCGGTTGCTTCAAGGGAGTCTTGTCGTCAATCTTGGCCTACTGGGTGTCTTCAAGTATTTGAACTTCTTCATTGATTCGGCAACGCCTTTGCTGAACACCCTCGGCCTGCATCCCGGCTCCCTCGACATTGTCCTGCCGGTGGGCATTTCCTTCTACACCTTCCAGACGCTGAGCTACACCATCGACGTGTATTCCAAGCGGATGGAGGCACATGACAGTCTGCTTGATTTCGCTTTGTTTGTGGGCTTTTTCCCTCAGCTGGTGGCCGGGCCGATTGTCCGCGCCTCGCACTTCCTGCCGCAACTCGAAAGCTATCGTCCCCTTACCTCGCAGAACATGTACGAAGGATTCCAGCGGTTTTCGTACGGCCTGTTCAAGAAGGTCTTTTTGGCTGACAGACTGGCTATCTTTTCCGATCACGTCTTTGCCAACGCAGGGTTGTATGACTGTACCTCCACCTGGCTGGCCGCTTTGGCCTACACCATGCAGATTTATTTCGATTTTTCTGGGTATTCCGATATGGCCATCGGTGCGGCACGGGTGTTGGGCTATGATCTTGGGGAGAACTTCGACTTCCCTTATCTTTCGAAATCACCAAGAGAGTTTTGGCAGCGGTGGCACATCTCCCTTTCGACCTGGGTCCGGGATTATCTGTACATTCCCCTGGGGGGAAGTCGCAGGGGCCCGGTCCGCAACTTTGTCAATCTCATGGTCACATGGCTGCTTTGCGGGCTTTGGCACGGAGCTGCCTGGACCTTTGTCGCCTGGGGCGGACTGCATGGAGCCGCTCTCGGTCTGAACCGACTCGCGCCAAAAGGTGGAACAGACGGAAAGGGAAGGGCTTTTCTTGCCTGGGTTGGAACCATGTTCTTCGTGGTCGTGGGCTGGGTGCTTTTCCGCTCTGCCGATTTTTCGCAGGCCGCTCTTATGTTGCGCCAAATGTTTCTGCCCGAGCCCGGAATAGCCTGGTATTATCCTTTCGTACCCTTTGTGCTGGTTGCTTCTGCTGTAGTGTTCGCGCTGGAAGCGAAAGGAGTTTGGAAGCAACTGTTCCTGCCCGAGGCTCCGGCGTGGTACTCGCCCGCCCTGCTGCTCAGCCTGATCGGCTTGGCTGTCACATTCCGTCCGGAAGGGTTCAACCCCTTTATTTATTTCCAATTCTAA
- a CDS encoding glycosyltransferase: MGDLLRVTLLAPTLDRGGAERQLVCLANGLAERGHDVCVALFHKTGGLLSELRTDIRVHDLKKKGRWDLFGFLKRLRTFVGRDRPDVIYSFLGIPNLSTLILKSTGIRIPVVWSVRASDVDLSRYGRLAQVCGVFEARLSRFADHIVVNSNAGMEHAQNTGFCMDKVSVIFNGIDTDRFFPDRANGAALRAQWLSGNNGVLVGMVARFDPMKDHETFFRAAALAAKSESGLRFVCVGEGPLEEKLRALSHRLGLSERVIWAGPHSNMAAVYNALDFICLSSISEGFPNVLGEAMACGVPCVTTRVGDAAYEVGDTGLVVGKGDVQGLAQAIIEMAASAKSEEWPDPRERIVSRFSVKQMIEETIKVLSEVGC; this comes from the coding sequence ATGGGGGATTTGCTGAGGGTCACACTTCTGGCTCCCACCTTGGATCGTGGCGGCGCAGAGCGACAGCTGGTATGCTTGGCTAATGGGCTGGCAGAACGCGGTCACGATGTCTGCGTAGCCTTGTTTCACAAGACGGGGGGGCTGCTTTCGGAGCTGCGTACAGATATCCGCGTTCATGACCTGAAGAAGAAAGGGCGTTGGGATCTGTTTGGTTTTCTTAAGCGGCTACGAACTTTCGTTGGTAGAGATCGTCCTGATGTTATCTATTCCTTTCTAGGCATCCCAAACCTTTCAACACTTATTCTAAAATCCACTGGCATCCGTATTCCCGTGGTCTGGTCAGTACGGGCTTCTGATGTTGATTTGAGCCGATATGGTAGGCTCGCCCAGGTATGCGGGGTTTTTGAAGCCAGATTGTCGCGTTTTGCCGACCATATCGTTGTAAACTCCAACGCAGGTATGGAGCATGCGCAGAATACCGGATTTTGCATGGACAAAGTGTCAGTCATTTTCAACGGGATCGATACTGACCGTTTCTTTCCGGACAGGGCAAATGGCGCTGCATTAAGAGCCCAATGGCTTTCGGGCAATAATGGAGTACTGGTAGGCATGGTTGCCAGGTTTGATCCCATGAAAGATCATGAAACATTTTTTCGGGCTGCGGCGCTTGCGGCCAAGTCGGAGTCCGGTCTCCGTTTTGTTTGTGTAGGGGAAGGTCCTTTGGAAGAGAAGCTGCGGGCGTTGAGTCATCGTTTGGGCTTGTCGGAAAGAGTGATTTGGGCCGGCCCCCATTCGAATATGGCAGCTGTCTACAATGCATTGGACTTCATTTGCTTGTCGTCGATAAGCGAAGGGTTTCCAAATGTACTAGGGGAGGCAATGGCCTGCGGTGTCCCCTGTGTAACAACACGTGTTGGAGATGCCGCTTACGAGGTCGGCGACACCGGCCTGGTTGTGGGCAAGGGCGATGTTCAGGGTCTGGCTCAGGCCATTATCGAGATGGCGGCGAGCGCAAAAAGCGAGGAATGGCCGGATCCCAGAGAGAGAATCGTTAGCCGTTTTTCTGTAAAACAGATGATCGAGGAAACGATAAAGGTCTTGTCGGAGGTTGGGTGTTAA
- a CDS encoding CheR family methyltransferase, whose product MGLLDWIHRHNLKAIFSFLRYRVSPAILQKALDSEGTLDEIGRRYALGVSMLKIGRIYKTTGLKRTTLAHEAVFRLAQQADCPSLMEIGVSDGCSALPILSEVDRFRRIILTDRFTRFYVRAFPGGQLYLDGEQRRHGVKFLCFYFFLNPIHVLDVSSFTVLDVINPILQKRYKIYQVVKFDMFTDTLDSPVDIIKCSNILNDVYFSEEEIHNAIYHLAYSLKDGGHIVISQNNDSYKDGEAVLVLKKQGSSLLIVESLNGHTAANMFDCNVE is encoded by the coding sequence ATGGGGTTGCTTGATTGGATTCATCGCCATAACCTCAAGGCGATTTTTTCTTTTTTGCGGTATAGAGTCTCTCCAGCGATTCTGCAAAAGGCATTGGATTCTGAGGGGACACTTGATGAGATCGGAAGACGCTATGCTCTTGGCGTATCCATGTTGAAAATTGGGAGAATTTATAAGACGACCGGTCTGAAACGCACAACGTTGGCCCATGAGGCTGTGTTTCGACTCGCCCAGCAAGCGGATTGCCCTTCCTTGATGGAGATAGGCGTGTCGGACGGCTGCTCCGCTTTACCTATTCTGTCCGAGGTGGATAGGTTCCGCCGGATAATCCTTACTGACCGTTTTACTCGATTTTATGTGCGCGCCTTTCCCGGGGGACAGTTATATCTTGATGGTGAACAACGAAGACATGGAGTGAAGTTTCTCTGTTTCTATTTCTTTTTGAATCCCATACATGTGCTAGATGTGTCGTCCTTTACCGTCTTGGATGTGATAAATCCTATATTACAGAAGCGGTACAAGATTTATCAAGTCGTCAAATTTGACATGTTTACAGACACACTGGATAGCCCTGTCGATATAATTAAGTGCTCAAACATTCTAAATGACGTGTACTTCTCTGAAGAGGAAATCCACAATGCCATCTATCATCTGGCGTACAGCCTAAAGGACGGCGGTCATATTGTCATTTCACAAAACAATGATTCGTATAAGGATGGTGAGGCAGTGTTGGTCCTTAAGAAGCAGGGGTCTTCCCTTTTAATCGTCGAGTCCCTGAACGGGCATACTGCCGCTAATATGTTTGATTGCAATGTGGAGTAG